ATACGACTTTGCCCAGCTCGATCATCGCTACAAACTCGTTCGTTACGAGCTTCGTCGCCATGATACTACCAGCCTTCATCGCTTCCCCAAAAGGAATGCCCATCAGGACGGCAAAAGGAGCGAAGACGAAGCCAAGCATTTCTTGGAACGTCCAGCCGAAAATCATGCCGAACAAGCTATTCACAGCTGCGATCAAAGCAACAAAACCGAGCAGCATTGCGCCAACGACTACCGCTACCTTGAAGCCGTCCATGATGTACTCGACGAGCATTTCGAAAAAGGACTGCTTTTCATTGCTTTGAATCTCCAGTAAATCGTCTTCTTCTTTCACGGTATAAGGGTTGATGATCGAAGCGATAATAAACCCGCCAAACAGATTCAAGAACAGGGCCGTGACAACGTATTTCGGCTCAATCATCGTCATGTACGCACCGACAATCGACATCGAAACAGTGGACATAGCTGACGCGCACAGCGTATACAGACGGTGCTCCGGCAAGGAACCGAGCTGTTTTTTCACCGTGATGAATACTTCATTTTGGCCGACGATAGCAGAAGCAACAGCGTTGTAAGACTCTAGCTTACCCATGCCGTTAATTTTGCTTAGAACAAAGCCAATTGCCTTCATGATAATCGGCAAAATCTTGAAGTGACGCAAAATACCGATGAGAACAGAAATGAAGACGATTGGGAGCAATACACCAAGGAAAAAGGACATTTGTCCGTCGTTTGCCAGATTACCAAATACGAAATTGATTCCTTCCGCAGCAAAAGCAAGAAGCTTTTCAAACGATTTGGAAATGGCTGAAACGAATATAACCCCAAA
The window above is part of the Brevibacillus brevis NBRC 100599 genome. Proteins encoded here:
- a CDS encoding NupC/NupG family nucleoside CNT transporter, whose product is MNFIIPIAGILIVIGLALLGSNGRKQVKYRPIIVMIALQFLLAFLLLQTKFGVIFVSAISKSFEKLLAFAAEGINFVFGNLANDGQMSFFLGVLLPIVFISVLIGILRHFKILPIIMKAIGFVLSKINGMGKLESYNAVASAIVGQNEVFITVKKQLGSLPEHRLYTLCASAMSTVSMSIVGAYMTMIEPKYVVTALFLNLFGGFIIASIINPYTVKEEDDLLEIQSNEKQSFFEMLVEYIMDGFKVAVVVGAMLLGFVALIAAVNSLFGMIFGWTFQEMLGFVFAPFAVLMGIPFGEAMKAGSIMATKLVTNEFVAMIELGKVVSELSPRTVGILSVFLVSFANFSSIGIIAGAVKGLNEKQSNVVARFGLKLLFGATLVSLLSGIIVSFVL